The Malus domestica chromosome 13, GDT2T_hap1 genome includes a window with the following:
- the LOC103452145 gene encoding uncharacterized protein, which yields MGGPIVLTQLATGLGVLAGAVFVKSVMDQKPMAGPFPRCPRCNGTGRVTCFCSRWSDGDVGCRSCAGSGRTFCSSCGGSGTSRPLPVQISVQRPNPPS from the coding sequence atgggaggTCCGATCGTGCTGACTCAGCTCGCCACCGGTCTCGGCGTCTTGGCGGGCGCGGTCTTCGTCAAATCGGTCATGGACCAGAAGCCCATGGCCGGCCCCTTCCCGCGCTGTCCCAGGTGCAACGGAACGGGTCGGGTCACCTGCTTCTGCTCGCGCTGGTCCGATGGTGATGTCGGGTGCCGGAGCTGTGCCGGCTCGGGTCGTACGTTTTGTAGCAGCTGTGGTGGGTCGGGTACGAGTCGGCCGCTTCCGGTTCAGATCTCCGTACAGCGCCCCAACCCTCCGTCTTAG